A window of Tolypothrix sp. PCC 7712 contains these coding sequences:
- a CDS encoding ribbon-helix-helix domain-containing protein, which translates to MGQTKKAKITFTCSHELREELEAIAESEDRTLSNLVERLVTKALREYRQSSSMDEGKGVA; encoded by the coding sequence ATGGGTCAAACCAAAAAAGCAAAGATAACTTTTACTTGCTCTCACGAACTCAGAGAAGAACTCGAAGCTATAGCCGAATCAGAGGATCGTACTTTGTCGAATCTTGTAGAGCGTTTGGTGACGAAAGCCCTACGAGAATACAGGCAATCTTCTTCAATGGATGAAGGTAAGGGAGTAGCGTGA